The Halorientalis sp. IM1011 genome window below encodes:
- a CDS encoding acyl-CoA dehydrogenase family protein, whose product MDLTYQDSERAREVAERTRAFVDEEVLPRERELLGQRDAGSDADRQEEGRELMEELREIARERDVFGPQIPEEYGGLGMAFADLLPVFEQAGRSIFAMGAMHVAAPDEGNMEILEEAGTEEQKEEYLRPLVNGEISSGFSMTEPMDGAGSDAKQIKTTATKDGDEWVIDGHKWWTSFGHERPEFLIVVARTNEDAHPYVGTSAFIVDADADGVEFVRDIPHMGESGMGHAEIVYDGVRVPEENVLGPKDGGLAIAQQRLGKARLTHCMRFMGMADRSLDIAKAYMDERSAYGDKLSEKQALRFDIADAEMRLHAARTMVRHAARTIQEEGQADTEVSMSKVFAAETVQDIVDTCVQVCGGNGIGKDLPLADFYENVRAFRIVDGADEAHMRSIAKGAFDDEEIEPAELEYVTRFGEPQG is encoded by the coding sequence ATGGATCTCACCTACCAGGATTCCGAACGGGCGCGCGAGGTCGCAGAGCGGACCCGCGCGTTCGTCGACGAGGAAGTGCTGCCTCGGGAGCGAGAGCTACTGGGGCAACGCGACGCCGGGAGCGACGCCGACCGACAGGAGGAAGGGCGGGAGCTGATGGAGGAACTTCGCGAAATCGCCCGCGAACGCGACGTGTTCGGCCCGCAGATCCCCGAGGAGTACGGGGGTCTGGGCATGGCGTTTGCGGACCTGCTACCGGTCTTCGAACAGGCCGGCCGCTCCATCTTCGCGATGGGGGCGATGCACGTCGCCGCCCCCGACGAGGGCAACATGGAGATTCTCGAAGAAGCGGGCACCGAGGAACAGAAAGAGGAGTACCTCCGGCCGCTGGTGAACGGCGAGATCAGTTCTGGCTTCTCGATGACCGAGCCGATGGACGGGGCCGGCTCCGACGCCAAACAGATCAAGACGACAGCAACGAAGGACGGCGACGAGTGGGTGATCGACGGCCACAAGTGGTGGACGAGTTTCGGACACGAGCGCCCGGAGTTCCTGATCGTCGTCGCCCGGACCAACGAGGACGCCCACCCCTACGTGGGCACCTCGGCCTTTATCGTCGACGCCGACGCCGACGGCGTCGAGTTCGTCCGCGACATCCCACACATGGGCGAGTCCGGCATGGGCCACGCCGAGATCGTCTACGACGGCGTTCGGGTCCCCGAGGAGAACGTGCTCGGCCCAAAAGACGGCGGCCTCGCCATCGCACAGCAGCGCCTCGGCAAGGCCCGCCTGACCCACTGTATGCGCTTCATGGGGATGGCCGACCGGTCGCTCGACATCGCCAAGGCCTACATGGACGAGCGCTCGGCCTACGGCGACAAACTCAGCGAGAAGCAGGCGCTCCGGTTCGATATCGCCGACGCCGAGATGCGCCTGCACGCCGCGCGGACGATGGTACGCCACGCCGCTCGAACGATTCAAGAGGAGGGGCAGGCAGACACCGAGGTCTCGATGTCGAAGGTCTTCGCCGCCGAAACCGTCCAGGACATCGTCGACACCTGCGTACAGGTGTGTGGCGGCAACGGTATCGGCAAGGACCTCCCGCTGGCGGACTTCTACGAGAACGTCCGCGCGTTCCGCATCGTCGACGGGGCCGACGAGGCACACATGCGCTCCATCGCCAAGGGGGCCTTCGACGACGAGGAGATCGAGCCGGCGGAACTGGAGTACGTCACCCGCTTCGGAGAGCCACAGGGATGA
- a CDS encoding phosphotransferase family protein → MPDEADLVDRERLREFLAERLGETDQFDVERHDQGFSNETLFVTWGDRDLVIRRPPPGETADTAHDVLREYEVVHALQDTDVPVPTTVAQSEDTDVMGCPFYVMDRLNGDVMRFVELDRFGDADSRRQVGEEMVDTLAAIHTVDVETVGLDDFGTPEGFAQRQVDRWTEQFEWAFEETTAEREVPEIHRIGDWLDDNVPESSAHALVHGDYKLDNVIFQPGTPPEIGGVLDWEMSTLGDPLCDLGWLLFFWPDPEDDLTPLMQTMAPSFTADEDYLTRGELVERYEEKTGVAVENQRFYRVLAVYKMAALGEMFFARYLMGNSDNTLYQMMEDGVPTMADHAVEIIEGERPL, encoded by the coding sequence ATGCCAGACGAAGCCGATCTCGTCGACCGTGAGCGCTTGCGGGAGTTCCTCGCTGAGCGACTCGGCGAGACCGACCAGTTCGACGTCGAACGACACGATCAGGGGTTCTCGAACGAGACGCTGTTCGTCACCTGGGGCGACCGCGATCTCGTGATCCGCAGGCCGCCGCCGGGCGAGACCGCCGACACCGCCCACGACGTGCTCCGGGAGTACGAAGTCGTCCACGCCCTGCAGGACACCGACGTGCCCGTCCCGACGACCGTCGCCCAGAGCGAGGACACCGACGTGATGGGCTGTCCGTTCTACGTCATGGATCGACTGAACGGCGACGTGATGCGGTTCGTCGAACTCGACCGCTTCGGTGACGCCGACTCCCGTCGGCAGGTGGGCGAGGAGATGGTCGACACGCTCGCGGCCATCCACACCGTCGACGTCGAAACTGTGGGCCTCGACGACTTCGGCACTCCCGAGGGGTTCGCTCAGCGCCAGGTCGACCGCTGGACCGAGCAGTTCGAGTGGGCCTTCGAGGAGACGACGGCGGAGCGGGAAGTTCCCGAGATCCACCGCATCGGTGACTGGCTCGACGACAACGTCCCCGAATCCTCCGCCCACGCGCTGGTCCACGGCGACTACAAACTCGACAACGTCATCTTCCAGCCCGGCACCCCGCCCGAGATCGGCGGCGTCCTCGACTGGGAGATGAGCACTCTCGGGGACCCGCTCTGTGACCTGGGCTGGCTGCTCTTCTTCTGGCCCGACCCCGAGGACGACCTGACGCCGCTGATGCAGACGATGGCACCCTCCTTCACCGCTGACGAGGACTATCTGACACGGGGCGAACTCGTCGAGCGCTACGAAGAGAAAACGGGCGTCGCCGTCGAGAACCAGCGGTTCTACCGCGTGCTGGCGGTGTACAAGATGGCCGCGCTGGGCGAGATGTTCTTCGCACGGTACCTGATGGGCAACTCGGACAACACGCTCTACCAGATGATGGAGGACGGCGTGCCGACGATGGCCGACCACGCGGTCGAGATCATCGAGGGCGAGCGCCCCCTGTAG
- a CDS encoding 2-phosphosulfolactate phosphatase, producing MSVHTVDRLEDVPEPAPEATFVVVDVIISSTSVVRLLEAGARYVRPFADVDAARAFKADTENALLVGEQGGQPVDGFDCSPLPSLIAERDFDDRPVGILTSNGTRAVHRIGDDADVLIGSTVNAAAVADHLCERDGDVWLVAAGRQGDRTPEDSAGVELIRRHYADETAAFTSDDLAAQVRESGTAEWLQGLGFENEVEDLCAFDTSDVVPRLRDGRFVRE from the coding sequence ATGTCCGTCCACACCGTCGATCGACTGGAGGACGTGCCAGAGCCCGCGCCCGAGGCGACCTTCGTCGTCGTGGACGTGATCATCTCCTCGACCAGCGTCGTTCGCCTGCTGGAGGCTGGGGCTCGCTACGTCCGCCCGTTCGCCGATGTCGACGCCGCCCGCGCGTTCAAGGCAGACACCGAGAACGCGCTCCTCGTGGGCGAGCAGGGCGGCCAGCCCGTCGACGGCTTCGACTGCTCGCCGCTGCCCTCGCTGATCGCCGAGCGGGACTTCGACGACCGCCCGGTGGGCATCCTCACCTCCAACGGGACCCGCGCGGTCCACCGGATCGGTGACGACGCCGACGTGCTGATCGGCAGCACCGTCAACGCCGCCGCCGTCGCCGATCACCTGTGCGAGCGCGACGGGGACGTGTGGCTGGTCGCCGCCGGCCGACAGGGCGACCGCACGCCCGAGGACTCCGCGGGCGTCGAGCTGATCCGCCGACACTACGCCGACGAAACTGCCGCGTTCACGTCCGACGACCTGGCGGCACAGGTCCGCGAGAGCGGCACCGCCGAGTGGTTGCAGGGCCTTGGCTTCGAGAACGAGGTCGAGGATCTCTGTGCGTTCGACACCAGCGACGTGGTGCCGCGACTGCGCGATGGGCGGTTCGTCCGGGAGTGA
- a CDS encoding HNH endonuclease gives MPEEECPTCGEGFDSRRGLAVHHSHAHDEKLPNRECDECGVRFYSEWERKYCSDACRYENRDNAGENNPNYSGGKTTTECDICGTAFEYYPSDKEGLYCADCVEDEDWRDPPKITGSDHYRWRGGKRELDCETCGKTVERHPWNITGEATFCSDECQYEWLSESFTGEGHPNWEGGDTGNYGKGWNRIRKLALERDGYECTHCGKTKAEIGRNPDVHHIVPVRVFAAARGFTKEDAHYKENVVSLCVDCHRKADFGVIPKARLLSYVPFGRRYGPHTGLPEGAGRVESGSRRAQRPEQPVR, from the coding sequence ATGCCGGAAGAGGAATGTCCGACGTGCGGGGAGGGGTTCGACAGTCGCCGTGGACTCGCTGTCCATCATAGCCACGCACACGACGAGAAGCTACCGAACCGTGAGTGTGACGAGTGTGGCGTTCGGTTCTACTCGGAGTGGGAACGCAAGTACTGCTCGGATGCCTGCCGGTACGAGAACCGAGATAACGCAGGCGAGAACAATCCGAATTACAGCGGCGGTAAGACGACGACCGAGTGTGACATCTGCGGCACGGCGTTCGAGTACTATCCATCCGACAAGGAGGGGCTGTACTGCGCGGACTGTGTCGAAGACGAAGACTGGCGTGATCCACCGAAAATCACGGGCTCGGACCATTACCGCTGGAGGGGTGGCAAGCGCGAACTCGACTGTGAGACGTGTGGCAAAACAGTTGAGCGTCACCCATGGAACATCACCGGCGAGGCCACGTTCTGTAGCGACGAGTGCCAATACGAGTGGCTCTCCGAATCGTTCACCGGCGAGGGTCACCCCAACTGGGAAGGCGGCGACACGGGCAACTACGGGAAGGGCTGGAACCGAATCAGGAAACTCGCACTGGAGCGGGACGGCTACGAATGTACCCACTGCGGCAAGACGAAAGCAGAGATCGGGCGGAATCCCGACGTGCATCACATCGTCCCGGTGCGCGTGTTCGCGGCGGCGCGTGGTTTCACGAAGGAAGACGCCCACTACAAAGAGAACGTGGTCTCGCTGTGTGTCGACTGCCACCGGAAGGCCGACTTCGGGGTGATCCCGAAGGCGCGGCTGCTGTCGTACGTGCCGTTCGGGCGGAGATACGGACCACACACCGGTCTCCCGGAGGGAGCGGGGCGAGTCGAGAGCGGGAGCCGACGGGCACAGCGGCCCGAACAGCCCGTGCGGTGA
- a CDS encoding S49 family peptidase — translation MSRDPGLLDRLGGPVVVFGVVGLVVGAALVPYAWGATTDPDGTVAVVEMHGTINGDTATAAIEDLREARQNDSIEAVVLDINSGGGLASVSEQLYLAVKRTSEQMPVKVAVTGMAASGAYYMSAPADGIYVTPASTVGSVGVRAVVPQTGAPDNQITTGPDKVTGATEDEARQRVEALRRAFVDSVVAEREDELNLSATELSYAKVYSGTRSVELGLADEVGGLDAAVNAAAEDAGLSDYRTVRKESPTPSTLSSIGLNGSGGTASDGVTVETTQYLMLHGQLKTPDSGNVTEVSADGGN, via the coding sequence GTGAGCCGCGATCCCGGTCTCCTCGACCGCCTCGGCGGCCCCGTCGTCGTGTTCGGCGTCGTCGGTCTCGTCGTCGGTGCCGCGCTCGTCCCGTACGCGTGGGGCGCGACGACCGACCCCGACGGCACCGTCGCCGTCGTCGAGATGCACGGCACCATCAACGGTGACACCGCCACGGCGGCCATCGAGGACCTGCGCGAGGCTCGCCAGAACGACTCGATCGAAGCCGTCGTCCTCGACATCAACAGCGGCGGCGGGCTGGCCTCCGTCAGCGAGCAGCTCTATCTCGCGGTCAAGCGGACCAGCGAGCAGATGCCCGTGAAAGTCGCCGTCACCGGGATGGCGGCCTCGGGAGCCTACTACATGAGCGCCCCTGCGGACGGCATCTACGTGACGCCGGCCAGCACCGTCGGCAGCGTCGGTGTCCGGGCGGTCGTCCCCCAGACCGGCGCGCCGGACAACCAGATCACGACCGGTCCCGACAAGGTCACCGGCGCGACCGAGGACGAGGCCCGCCAGCGCGTCGAAGCGCTCCGCCGCGCGTTCGTCGACAGCGTCGTCGCCGAACGCGAGGACGAACTCAACCTCTCGGCGACCGAGTTGTCCTACGCGAAAGTGTACTCCGGCACCCGCAGCGTCGAGCTCGGACTCGCCGACGAGGTCGGCGGGCTCGACGCGGCCGTGAATGCCGCGGCCGAGGACGCCGGCCTCTCCGACTACCGGACCGTCCGGAAGGAGTCACCGACCCCGAGTACGCTGAGTTCGATCGGACTGAACGGCTCCGGCGGGACGGCCAGCGACGGCGTCACCGTCGAGACGACCCAGTACCTCATGCTCCACGGACAACTGAAAACTCCCGACAGCGGGAACGTAACGGAGGTGAGCGCCGATGGCGGGAACTGA
- a CDS encoding OsmC family protein, with protein sequence MASEEPTRQRMGVDLDTYHEFVEWVGDEPEEARLEFRARGESEDVAARTAASVGEWSLGGEEMGADREHEFSFGVPPEIEAEMGFSEPADRIEAVETALSAVAACINATVAYNALRDGIDVGDTETTVSLPVDTQVLFGHSDAFEDVVGDPEIEIEIDGTGLDDDEREKLAAYYRQSPVYGMLTHAHPNEPSVTVRGD encoded by the coding sequence ATGGCATCCGAAGAACCGACACGACAGCGCATGGGCGTCGACCTCGACACGTATCACGAGTTCGTCGAGTGGGTCGGCGACGAACCCGAGGAAGCGAGACTGGAGTTCAGGGCACGCGGCGAGAGCGAGGACGTGGCCGCCCGGACCGCCGCGTCCGTCGGCGAGTGGTCGCTCGGCGGCGAGGAGATGGGCGCGGACCGCGAGCACGAATTTAGCTTCGGCGTCCCACCGGAGATCGAGGCGGAGATGGGCTTTTCCGAGCCGGCAGACCGGATCGAGGCCGTCGAGACGGCCCTGTCGGCGGTCGCCGCCTGCATCAACGCCACGGTCGCCTACAACGCGCTCCGGGACGGGATCGACGTCGGTGACACCGAGACCACCGTCAGCCTCCCGGTCGACACGCAGGTCCTGTTCGGCCACTCGGACGCGTTCGAGGACGTGGTGGGCGATCCCGAGATCGAAATCGAGATCGACGGGACGGGCCTCGACGACGACGAGCGCGAGAAACTGGCGGCCTACTACCGACAATCGCCGGTGTACGGCATGCTGACTCACGCGCACCCGAACGAGCCCTCGGTGACCGTCCGCGGCGACTGA
- a CDS encoding molybdopterin-binding protein, translating into MQVALVTVGDELLAGDTVNTNASWLAERLAERGVSVRRVLVVPDERAEIAERVRAYSGAYDAVLVTGGLGGTPDDVTMAAVADAFDRGLAVDELALADVEETLEAIAGDYPDLEVDAEAEATIPEGSRPLLNRAGLAPGCVVENVYVLPGIPDEMKTMFEDVEDEFEGDAISEFLYTEKPEANLVDALTDAGAQFDVTVGCYPDRDAGHNRLKVTGDDPEQVDAATAWLAEKVDASEEPPAGED; encoded by the coding sequence GTGCAGGTCGCACTGGTCACGGTCGGGGACGAGTTGCTCGCGGGGGACACGGTGAACACGAACGCCTCGTGGCTGGCAGAACGACTCGCCGAGCGGGGCGTGTCGGTCCGGCGCGTACTGGTCGTGCCCGACGAGCGCGCGGAGATCGCCGAACGCGTGCGGGCCTACAGTGGGGCCTACGACGCCGTCCTGGTCACCGGCGGGCTCGGGGGGACGCCCGACGACGTGACGATGGCGGCCGTCGCCGACGCCTTCGACCGTGGCCTCGCGGTAGACGAGCTGGCGCTGGCCGACGTGGAAGAGACCCTCGAAGCCATCGCCGGCGACTATCCCGACCTCGAGGTCGACGCCGAGGCCGAGGCCACGATCCCAGAGGGGAGTCGGCCCCTGCTCAACCGCGCGGGACTGGCCCCGGGCTGTGTGGTCGAGAACGTCTACGTCCTGCCGGGAATCCCCGACGAGATGAAGACCATGTTCGAGGACGTGGAAGACGAGTTCGAGGGCGACGCGATCTCGGAGTTCCTCTACACGGAGAAACCGGAGGCCAACCTCGTGGACGCCCTGACCGACGCGGGCGCACAGTTCGACGTGACCGTCGGCTGTTATCCCGATCGGGACGCGGGCCACAATCGGCTGAAAGTGACCGGTGACGACCCCGAACAGGTCGACGCCGCGACGGCGTGGCTCGCAGAGAAAGTGGACGCGAGCGAGGAGCCACCGGCTGGCGAGGACTAG
- a CDS encoding GTP cyclohydrolase III: MTNTQVTLIQIDNYGPWTVTPTPRREVDLQTMQSRLYADVSQLVGNRQGYAFFGRFDNMVAVTNGLDAEDLALVQESIGNRYPVTASVSVAVDASPVAALGRASDRLQEAGSAQDETRREILRGETLAEDERTDDDVQIAHFDVNDATGKYTDELNEFDTFIRIEQGYAELMRYMRQAHDSLSFFVGGDNIIAVCADLSTADYRDAIDHVREAVDVDLKVGVGQAGVAQAAGMAAKHALEECREDGTTVEFTEPPAVAADD, from the coding sequence GTGACTAACACGCAGGTTACGCTGATCCAGATCGACAACTACGGGCCCTGGACAGTCACGCCGACGCCGCGCCGGGAGGTCGACCTCCAGACGATGCAGTCGCGGCTGTACGCCGACGTGTCCCAGCTCGTCGGTAACCGCCAGGGATACGCCTTCTTCGGCCGATTCGACAACATGGTCGCCGTGACCAACGGACTCGACGCCGAGGACCTCGCACTGGTCCAGGAGTCCATCGGGAACCGCTACCCCGTCACCGCGAGCGTGAGCGTCGCAGTCGACGCCTCGCCGGTCGCCGCGCTGGGCCGTGCCTCGGATCGCCTCCAGGAGGCCGGCAGCGCACAGGACGAGACCCGACGGGAGATCCTTCGGGGCGAGACCCTCGCCGAGGACGAGCGGACGGACGACGACGTACAGATCGCCCACTTCGACGTGAACGACGCGACGGGCAAGTACACGGACGAACTCAACGAGTTCGACACGTTCATCCGGATCGAACAGGGCTACGCCGAACTGATGCGCTACATGCGACAGGCCCACGACTCCCTCTCCTTTTTCGTCGGCGGCGACAACATCATCGCCGTCTGTGCGGACCTCTCGACGGCCGACTACCGCGACGCCATCGACCACGTCCGCGAGGCAGTCGACGTGGACCTGAAAGTGGGGGTCGGACAGGCCGGCGTCGCACAGGCCGCCGGCATGGCCGCCAAACACGCGCTGGAGGAGTGTCGCGAGGACGGGACGACGGTCGAGTTCACCGAGCCGCCCGCGGTCGCGGCCGACGACTAG
- a CDS encoding glycosyltransferase family 4 protein, producing the protein MRVGLTLYGSLDGQSGGFRYDRRLVDGLRDAGETVDVIELPRRRYTRGLLDNLSPSLRDRLQVDVDVMLQDELAHPSLLRVNRDLPYPVVSVVHHLRASEGRHLAGLYRAVERRYLGGVDAAVCNSTATRATVTETGGPPEDRTVVAPPAGDRFDPDIDAATIDTRAHEGPLRVAFVGNIEPRKGLDTLVDGLAEVDEPWELTVVGRAEDPSYVRRVENEIARSGAGDRIDMRGRLPDDELAAVLRRSHVLAIPARHEGFGIAYLEGMSFGLPAVASAAGGARDFVTPGETGALVDPDDSEGVTRVLGALARDRDRLARMGRAARERYEAHPDWPETTARVREFLHGVAGDGGVAA; encoded by the coding sequence ATGCGCGTCGGCCTGACCCTGTACGGGAGTCTCGACGGGCAGTCGGGCGGATTCCGGTACGATCGGCGACTCGTCGACGGGCTCCGTGACGCCGGCGAAACCGTCGACGTGATCGAACTCCCGCGCCGCCGGTACACTCGCGGCCTGCTCGACAATCTCTCGCCCTCGCTGCGCGACCGACTCCAGGTCGACGTGGACGTAATGTTACAGGACGAACTCGCCCACCCGTCACTCCTCCGGGTGAACCGCGACCTGCCGTATCCGGTCGTCAGCGTCGTCCACCACCTGCGAGCCAGCGAGGGTCGCCACCTCGCCGGCCTCTACCGTGCCGTCGAGCGCCGCTACCTCGGCGGCGTCGACGCCGCCGTCTGCAATAGCACCGCGACCCGGGCCACAGTGACCGAGACCGGCGGCCCCCCGGAAGATCGAACGGTCGTCGCCCCACCCGCCGGCGACCGCTTCGATCCCGACATCGACGCCGCGACCATCGACACGCGGGCGCACGAGGGGCCACTGAGAGTTGCCTTCGTCGGCAACATCGAGCCCCGGAAGGGGCTGGACACGCTCGTCGACGGGCTGGCCGAGGTCGACGAACCATGGGAGTTGACGGTGGTCGGGCGGGCGGAAGATCCGTCGTACGTCCGGCGGGTCGAGAACGAGATCGCCCGCAGCGGTGCCGGCGACCGCATCGACATGCGCGGGCGACTCCCGGACGACGAGCTCGCGGCCGTGCTCCGGCGGAGTCACGTCCTGGCGATCCCCGCCCGCCACGAGGGCTTCGGCATCGCCTATCTGGAGGGGATGAGCTTCGGGCTACCGGCGGTCGCGTCGGCCGCGGGCGGAGCGCGGGACTTCGTGACACCCGGGGAGACGGGCGCGCTGGTCGACCCCGACGACTCCGAGGGCGTGACGCGAGTGCTGGGCGCACTCGCCCGGGACCGCGACCGCCTCGCCCGGATGGGGCGGGCGGCGCGGGAGCGATACGAGGCCCACCCCGACTGGCCCGAAACGACCGCCCGGGTCCGTGAGTTCCTGCACGGAGTGGCCGGCGACGGAGGGGTCGCCGCATGA
- a CDS encoding 6-carboxytetrahydropterin synthase, producing the protein MYTVTVLESFVAQHFLTVPDAGPEGEPHSHRYEVELTFRGPELNEFDYLVDIDDVEAALDGLHSRYADTMLNDLPEFEGHNPSVERFAKAVWERVTEDVTDDTVTEVAVTIWEDDEAHAAYEASVPCASA; encoded by the coding sequence ATGTACACGGTCACGGTGCTGGAGTCGTTCGTCGCACAGCACTTTCTCACTGTCCCGGACGCGGGGCCGGAGGGGGAGCCACACTCCCACCGATACGAGGTCGAACTCACGTTCAGGGGGCCGGAACTGAACGAGTTCGACTACCTCGTCGACATCGACGACGTGGAGGCGGCGCTGGACGGACTCCACAGTCGCTACGCCGACACGATGCTCAACGACCTGCCGGAGTTCGAGGGGCACAATCCGAGCGTCGAGCGGTTCGCAAAGGCAGTCTGGGAGCGGGTCACCGAAGATGTGACCGACGACACGGTGACGGAGGTCGCAGTAACGATCTGGGAAGACGACGAGGCCCACGCGGCGTACGAGGCGTCCGTTCCATGCGCGTCGGCCTGA
- a CDS encoding zinc-binding alcohol dehydrogenase, with amino-acid sequence MAARSLYFTGPREVAVRERPVPDPGPDQVRVRTERSAISPGTELLLYRDEAPAGIEIDETIDALDGTLSYPLQYGYAAVGRVTATGANVDADWEGRRVFAFHPHESHFLATPSELIPVDQPAERATLLANAEAAVNFVMDGRPRVGDRVAVFGQGIVGLLTTAVLSEFPLGELVTVDPYARRREISERLGADRAVADADALGDAVATEHVDGADLTFELSGNPDALDDAIDATGYAGQVIVGSWYGNKPATLHLGGEFHRSHVRVQSSQVSRIDPDHAGRWDKERRLSLVRDLLAEIDVSALFSHEFPVEQADDAYELLDDAPERALGVVLTYE; translated from the coding sequence GTGGCTGCACGCTCGCTGTATTTCACCGGCCCGCGTGAGGTAGCGGTTCGTGAGCGACCGGTCCCGGACCCCGGACCTGACCAGGTTCGCGTTCGGACGGAACGCTCGGCCATCAGCCCCGGCACGGAACTGTTGCTCTACCGGGACGAAGCGCCGGCCGGCATCGAGATCGACGAGACCATCGACGCGCTCGACGGAACCCTCTCGTACCCGCTCCAGTACGGCTACGCGGCCGTCGGCCGCGTGACTGCGACCGGCGCGAACGTCGACGCCGACTGGGAGGGGCGGCGCGTGTTCGCGTTCCACCCCCACGAGAGTCACTTCCTCGCCACCCCCTCGGAACTGATCCCAGTCGATCAGCCCGCCGAGCGCGCGACGCTTTTGGCCAACGCCGAGGCCGCAGTCAACTTCGTGATGGACGGCCGCCCGCGGGTCGGTGACCGGGTCGCCGTCTTCGGGCAGGGGATCGTCGGCCTGCTGACGACCGCCGTCCTCTCGGAGTTCCCGCTGGGCGAACTGGTGACCGTCGACCCCTACGCGCGGCGACGGGAGATCTCGGAGCGACTCGGCGCGGACAGGGCCGTGGCCGACGCCGATGCGCTCGGCGATGCGGTGGCGACCGAACACGTCGACGGCGCTGACCTGACCTTCGAGCTTTCGGGCAACCCGGACGCGCTCGACGACGCCATCGACGCGACGGGCTACGCCGGGCAGGTGATCGTCGGCTCGTGGTACGGCAACAAGCCGGCGACCCTGCACCTCGGCGGGGAGTTCCACCGGAGCCACGTCCGGGTCCAGAGCAGTCAGGTCAGCCGCATCGACCCGGATCACGCCGGCCGCTGGGACAAGGAACGACGGCTCTCGCTGGTGCGTGACCTGCTGGCCGAGATCGACGTGTCAGCGCTTTTCAGCCACGAGTTCCCCGTCGAGCAGGCCGACGACGCCTACGAACTGCTCGACGACGCCCCCGAGCGCGCGCTGGGTGTCGTGTTGACGTACGAGTAG